In one window of Shewanella goraebulensis DNA:
- a CDS encoding sensor histidine kinase, with product MCLLLAMSFLSPVWAKPQELYVGVLANWGDQQAIARWTPMMDYLNEQVPDTRFHVYPGNFEALNAAMESGKIQFIITNPGQYLYLSNQFPLSWLATMRSRRHNGATSAIGSAIIVRADSDYRTLYDLKQKTIAASDPHALGGYQATIGLMHKLGMDTKNYFKEIKFLGFPLDPLLYQVRDGNVDAAITPLCTFEDMVERGLIKADEFRILNPSRPKGFDCQCSTNLYPNWSFAANESVDIELSKHITQALMDLPSEHPAAIQAKLKGWTSPISQLAVIQLFSELHVEASEVNRWDTLLKWLNDNRHWGGLAVLLFIVATVYHLWIEYRFHQKSESLIESERQLKQQELALEKLQSTAIIGEIGAGLAHEINQPIAAITSYSEGAIMRLENNQPFDEQSAKALLTKIHQQSTRAGEVVHRIRGLLKRKEAVMVDVNILSLVDESVSLLKIELARHDISVEKNIKGEPFFITADRVGLLQVLINLIKNSIDAISDSAEVVKRAKIVIAMDFKEHQVDVSIIDNGPGLPETSDALMATFYTTKENGLGLGLAICNEVIKEHEGAFSLKNRQDIQSGCIAKISLKKRGSEQKVIG from the coding sequence ATGTGTTTGTTGTTGGCAATGAGCTTTTTGTCACCAGTTTGGGCTAAACCGCAAGAGCTTTATGTCGGTGTGCTTGCTAATTGGGGCGATCAACAGGCGATAGCTCGTTGGACGCCAATGATGGATTACTTGAATGAACAGGTACCAGATACCCGATTTCATGTTTATCCAGGTAATTTCGAAGCCTTGAATGCGGCAATGGAATCAGGAAAAATCCAGTTTATTATTACCAACCCTGGGCAATACCTTTATTTATCCAATCAGTTCCCTTTGTCTTGGCTAGCTACGATGCGTTCAAGGCGTCATAACGGCGCTACCTCTGCTATTGGCTCAGCCATTATTGTTAGGGCTGACAGTGATTACCGCACCTTGTACGACTTAAAGCAAAAAACCATTGCGGCTAGTGATCCTCATGCGTTAGGAGGCTATCAAGCTACCATTGGCTTGATGCATAAATTGGGCATGGACACTAAAAATTACTTTAAAGAGATTAAGTTTCTTGGGTTCCCACTCGATCCATTATTGTATCAAGTGCGTGACGGCAACGTGGATGCGGCGATAACGCCATTATGTACCTTTGAAGATATGGTCGAGCGAGGGCTGATTAAAGCGGATGAGTTTCGTATATTAAACCCGAGTCGTCCGAAAGGGTTCGACTGTCAGTGCAGTACTAATCTTTATCCTAACTGGTCGTTTGCTGCGAATGAGAGCGTGGATATTGAACTCAGTAAACATATCACTCAAGCGCTAATGGATTTACCTTCAGAGCACCCTGCTGCAATACAAGCAAAACTAAAAGGGTGGACGTCACCTATTAGTCAGCTGGCAGTGATTCAGTTATTCAGTGAGCTTCATGTTGAAGCGTCAGAAGTGAACCGCTGGGATACCTTACTAAAATGGCTTAATGATAATCGTCATTGGGGTGGTTTGGCGGTGTTGTTATTTATCGTCGCGACGGTTTACCACTTATGGATTGAGTATCGCTTTCATCAAAAAAGTGAGTCGTTAATTGAGTCTGAGCGACAACTAAAACAGCAAGAGCTTGCATTAGAGAAGCTACAAAGTACTGCCATTATTGGTGAGATTGGCGCAGGGCTCGCACATGAGATTAATCAGCCCATTGCGGCGATTACCAGTTACAGTGAAGGCGCTATTATGAGGCTGGAAAATAATCAGCCTTTTGATGAACAATCAGCCAAAGCATTGCTGACTAAAATCCATCAACAATCCACCCGAGCTGGTGAAGTGGTGCATCGTATTCGTGGCTTATTAAAGCGCAAAGAAGCGGTCATGGTGGATGTCAACATTTTGAGTTTGGTCGATGAGAGTGTGTCATTACTCAAAATTGAATTGGCTAGACACGACATCAGTGTTGAAAAGAATATCAAAGGTGAGCCATTTTTTATTACCGCCGATAGAGTTGGCCTGTTGCAGGTGCTGATTAATCTAATTAAAAACAGTATTGATGCGATAAGTGATAGTGCTGAGGTTGTAAAACGAGCCAAAATTGTCATCGCAATGGATTTTAAAGAGCATCAGGTGGATGTTTCGATAATCGATAATGGCCCAGGCTTACCTGAAACATCAGATGCGTTAATGGCAACCTTTTATACCACCAAAGAAAATGGTTTAGGCCTTGGACTTGCGATTTGTAATGAAGTCATCAAGGAGCATGAAGGCGCCTTTAGCCTTAAAAATCGACAAGATATTCAATCTGGTTGCATTGCCAAAATCAGTTTGAAGAAAAGAGGCTCTGAGCAAAAAGTGATTGGATAA
- a CDS encoding response regulator transcription factor, whose translation MQTDIHCPVYLVDDDEAIIDSICFLMEGFGYQLTSFNSGDAFLAQVDLSLAGCVILDARMPGLSGPEVQQLLNEAKSPLSIIFLTGHGDVPMAVDAFKQGAFDFFQKPVQGKVLAQSIEKGLLYSVKQHWKMHNLALIDALSEREHQIFKLVIAGNTNKQMSNELCVAVRTIEVHRSKLMEKLGVQNIAELMKLAPLV comes from the coding sequence ATGCAAACTGACATTCATTGCCCAGTCTATTTAGTCGATGATGATGAAGCCATTATCGATTCAATATGCTTTTTAATGGAAGGATTCGGTTATCAGCTAACCAGCTTTAACTCTGGAGACGCCTTTCTCGCTCAGGTTGATTTGTCATTAGCAGGTTGCGTTATTTTAGATGCCAGAATGCCTGGACTTAGCGGCCCAGAAGTACAGCAATTATTGAATGAAGCGAAAAGCCCATTGTCGATTATATTCTTAACAGGACATGGCGATGTGCCCATGGCAGTGGATGCCTTCAAACAAGGCGCTTTTGATTTTTTCCAGAAACCAGTACAAGGCAAAGTGCTAGCGCAATCCATAGAAAAAGGGCTGCTATACAGCGTTAAACAACATTGGAAAATGCACAATTTGGCTTTGATTGATGCCCTATCTGAGCGTGAACATCAAATATTCAAACTGGTCATTGCAGGCAACACCAACAAACAAATGTCTAACGAATTATGTGTGGCAGTCAGAACTATCGAAGTTCACCGCTCAAAGTTAATGGAAAAACTCGGCGTGCAAAATATTGCCGAGTTAATGAAGCTGGCACCTTTGGTTTAG
- the phsA gene encoding thiosulfate reductase PhsA, whose protein sequence is MKLDRRTFIKGAGAGTAGCALAALPGSIAALGSVSVKGSETSIASSCEMCSTRCPISARVVNGKNVSILGNKKAKSFGGAVCARGGAGHSLLYDKQRIVKPLKRVGERGEGKWAEIEWDEAYRLIAENLNKIKAKHGAESVAFSSKSGSLEGHLFHLAKTFGSPNTFTHASTCPAGYVVAAKAIFGGKIKRDLSNSKYIINFGHNLYEGINMSETRGMMNAQMEKGAKLVVFEPRFSIVADKADEWYAIKPGTDVAVALAICHTLINDDLYDKDFVAQYVEGFDEFAKEVKNYTPEWAEAISDVPAEDIRRITHEYAAAAPHALVDFGHRSSFTTEEFEMRRALYAANVLVGNIERKGGLYFGKKASSYNKYAGEKVAPTLSKPGVKDLPKIDAKRIDMVDEQYSLLWSSGGIYQTILDATLEAVPYQLHGWVMSRTNPMQTMTDRARIVESMQKLDFVVACDLYITESAAYADVFLPESTYLERDEEIKDKSGKNPAYYVRQRVVDTIGDTKPSWQIWKEVADKLGLGEYFPWENMQTLQMFQVNKDVSLLDKIKNDGWVSYGKPLMLREPGMVNTFVAEYPNAISPDEDKTYASHLSFKTPSGKIELSSNKVEKMAPGRGVIKYREVTMKKADELFFIQGKVAVHTNGATQNVPMLASLMSDNALWIHPITAGHMGISSGDKIRIYNDTGSEEGHALVTPGIRPDTVFAYMGCGSKNKELARATGKGIHCGNLLPHVTSPVTGMNLHTTGVKIAKI, encoded by the coding sequence ATGAAACTAGATCGGCGAACCTTTATCAAAGGCGCAGGAGCTGGCACAGCAGGTTGTGCATTGGCTGCGCTGCCAGGCTCGATTGCCGCCTTGGGCAGTGTCTCAGTAAAAGGCAGTGAAACATCAATCGCAAGTAGCTGCGAGATGTGTTCTACCCGCTGTCCTATCTCTGCACGTGTTGTTAACGGCAAAAACGTCTCTATCTTAGGGAATAAAAAAGCCAAATCTTTTGGCGGGGCAGTGTGTGCCCGTGGTGGCGCAGGTCATAGTTTACTTTACGATAAGCAGCGTATTGTTAAGCCGCTTAAGCGAGTTGGTGAACGTGGCGAAGGCAAATGGGCTGAAATCGAATGGGATGAAGCTTACCGTCTTATTGCTGAAAACCTCAATAAAATTAAAGCCAAACATGGCGCTGAGTCAGTCGCATTCTCATCGAAATCTGGCTCACTCGAAGGTCACCTTTTCCATCTTGCTAAAACCTTTGGCAGCCCAAATACCTTTACTCACGCATCGACTTGTCCAGCTGGTTATGTGGTCGCGGCTAAAGCCATATTCGGTGGCAAAATAAAGCGTGATTTAAGTAACTCAAAGTACATCATCAACTTTGGCCATAACTTGTATGAAGGCATTAATATGTCTGAAACCCGTGGCATGATGAATGCGCAAATGGAAAAGGGCGCCAAGCTTGTGGTATTTGAACCACGCTTTTCTATTGTGGCTGACAAAGCCGATGAGTGGTACGCCATTAAACCAGGTACAGATGTAGCGGTTGCCTTGGCGATTTGTCATACCCTGATTAATGATGATTTATACGATAAAGACTTCGTCGCACAATACGTTGAAGGCTTTGATGAGTTTGCCAAAGAAGTCAAAAACTACACGCCTGAGTGGGCTGAAGCCATCAGTGATGTGCCTGCTGAAGATATTCGCCGCATTACTCACGAGTATGCTGCAGCCGCGCCTCACGCATTAGTTGACTTCGGTCACCGTTCATCTTTCACAACCGAAGAATTTGAAATGCGCCGCGCACTTTATGCTGCCAACGTATTGGTGGGCAATATTGAACGTAAAGGCGGGCTATATTTCGGTAAGAAAGCCTCTAGCTACAATAAATATGCGGGTGAAAAAGTAGCGCCAACCTTGTCTAAGCCTGGCGTTAAAGATTTACCAAAAATTGATGCTAAACGCATTGATATGGTGGATGAACAGTATTCATTACTCTGGTCATCTGGGGGAATATACCAAACTATTTTAGATGCCACATTAGAAGCAGTGCCTTATCAATTGCACGGCTGGGTAATGAGTCGAACTAACCCAATGCAAACCATGACTGATAGAGCACGAATTGTTGAATCTATGCAGAAACTGGATTTCGTTGTGGCCTGTGATTTATACATCACTGAAAGCGCAGCTTATGCTGATGTGTTCCTTCCTGAATCGACTTACCTTGAACGTGATGAAGAGATCAAAGATAAGTCAGGTAAAAACCCGGCTTACTATGTGCGTCAGCGGGTGGTCGATACCATTGGCGATACCAAGCCAAGCTGGCAGATCTGGAAAGAGGTGGCTGACAAGTTAGGTCTAGGTGAATACTTCCCTTGGGAAAATATGCAGACCTTGCAAATGTTCCAAGTGAACAAAGATGTCAGCTTATTAGACAAAATTAAAAACGATGGTTGGGTGAGTTACGGCAAGCCACTAATGCTACGTGAGCCAGGCATGGTGAACACCTTTGTTGCTGAGTATCCTAATGCTATCTCACCAGATGAAGATAAAACCTATGCAAGCCACCTGAGCTTCAAAACACCATCAGGCAAGATTGAATTAAGTTCGAATAAAGTTGAGAAAATGGCGCCTGGACGTGGTGTGATTAAATATCGCGAAGTCACGATGAAAAAAGCCGATGAGCTGTTTTTCATTCAAGGCAAGGTCGCTGTGCATACCAACGGTGCGACTCAAAATGTACCAATGCTTGCTAGCTTAATGTCAGATAACGCACTGTGGATCCATCCGATTACAGCGGGACATATGGGGATTTCGAGCGGCGATAAAATTCGAATTTATAACGACACAGGCAGTGAAGAAGGTCATGCCCTAGTCACGCCAGGTATTCGCCCTGACACAGTGTTTGCTTATATGGGTTGCGGTTCTAAAAACAAAGAGCTTGCTCGTGCTACTGGTAAAGGTATCCATTGCGGCAACTTACTTCCTCACGTTACGTCTCCGGTTACAGGTATGAACTTACATACTACCGGCGTCAAAATAGCCAAGATTTAA
- the nrfD gene encoding NrfD/PsrC family molybdoenzyme membrane anchor subunit, protein MNNIWGSMEQYDPVVWNWIIAVYLFMAGLSAGSMMVAIGLKWYRQSRGLPTEGLPVIKAAAIVGPISICVGMALLMLDLTKPFEFYHILLNYNFTSVMAWGVLALLFYIPLVFVFSGLIFEKQLLSLAPWLSGVAKICRKLENSLNKLIFVLAIGVGIYTGFLLSALISYPILNTAVLPALFLASALSVGSAGNVLVATLFFSKKESDCIEQVHRIEYPVAFNEALCLVLLFVGLNFSGPAAQAATAAITTGTWASVFWIGVVGLGLVVPVLASTISPKSWRHTKGFLITVSCSTILGVLALRHFVVYAGQSYIS, encoded by the coding sequence ATGAATAATATCTGGGGCTCAATGGAGCAATATGATCCAGTCGTCTGGAACTGGATAATCGCTGTTTATTTATTTATGGCAGGTCTATCTGCAGGCTCTATGATGGTGGCAATAGGGCTTAAATGGTACCGGCAAAGTCGTGGATTGCCCACTGAAGGCTTACCCGTTATCAAGGCTGCAGCCATTGTTGGACCGATATCTATCTGTGTTGGTATGGCGCTGTTAATGCTTGATTTGACTAAGCCATTTGAGTTTTATCATATTCTGCTGAATTACAACTTTACTTCGGTAATGGCTTGGGGGGTATTAGCGTTATTGTTTTATATCCCACTGGTGTTCGTATTTTCTGGTTTGATATTTGAAAAGCAACTACTCAGCCTTGCCCCTTGGTTATCAGGCGTAGCTAAAATATGTCGCAAACTTGAAAATAGCCTGAATAAGCTGATTTTTGTACTGGCGATAGGAGTTGGGATCTACACAGGTTTCTTACTTTCAGCATTGATTAGCTATCCCATTTTGAATACGGCGGTTTTACCTGCATTGTTCTTAGCATCAGCGTTGTCTGTGGGATCTGCTGGTAATGTTTTAGTGGCAACCTTATTTTTCAGTAAGAAAGAATCTGACTGTATTGAACAAGTGCATCGCATTGAATACCCTGTGGCATTTAACGAAGCCTTATGTTTGGTATTATTGTTTGTTGGACTTAACTTTTCAGGCCCAGCAGCACAAGCGGCAACGGCGGCGATTACCACAGGTACATGGGCAAGTGTATTTTGGATAGGTGTTGTCGGCTTAGGCTTAGTGGTACCAGTACTGGCTAGCACAATATCACCTAAGTCATGGCGTCATACAAAAGGGTTTTTAATCACGGTTTCTTGTAGCACCATTCTTGGGGTATTAGCCTTACGTCACTTCGTGGTGTATGCAGGGCAAAGTTATATTAGCTAG
- the rhlP gene encoding rhombotarget lipoprotein (RhlP (RHombo-target LipoProtein) is a family of predicted lipoproteins that, in general, co-occurs with a form of rhombosortase, and that has an apparent cleavage site for that enzyme, a GlyGly motif, near the C-terminus.), with translation MIYWPLNKNIRLVSILAMLLLSGCTSQQVNTKSSVMDYLYPKSSEAVITPAIPQLTLPLRVGVAFVPASKSDSSSHNSWTGNSYSAGLSESKKTEILESVASNFRMLDFVSSIEVIPSAYLTAGGSFANLSQIQTMYGIDVIALVSYDQVQFTDEGILSLSYWTIVGAYVVSGEKNDTNTLMDTVVYDIDSKMMLFRAPGTSQISGSSTPINLSEELRADSIQGFEQAADSMVMNLNTQLDSFKKRVKENPDQVKITHSEGYSSKGGALGLLDITLFFIMMVFGFRNRVGRT, from the coding sequence ATGATTTATTGGCCGTTAAATAAGAACATTAGGTTGGTCAGCATACTGGCTATGCTGTTGTTATCTGGATGCACTTCGCAGCAAGTGAATACCAAAAGTAGTGTGATGGATTACCTTTATCCAAAGTCCAGCGAAGCAGTAATTACCCCTGCAATCCCTCAGTTAACTCTCCCGTTACGGGTTGGTGTTGCGTTTGTTCCTGCAAGTAAAAGTGATAGCTCATCTCATAACTCTTGGACCGGAAATAGTTATTCTGCAGGGTTATCGGAATCTAAGAAAACCGAAATTTTAGAAAGTGTTGCTAGTAACTTTCGGATGTTGGATTTTGTTAGCAGCATAGAAGTGATCCCCTCTGCGTATTTAACTGCTGGTGGTAGTTTTGCTAATTTGTCTCAAATACAAACTATGTATGGTATTGATGTGATCGCATTGGTTTCTTATGACCAAGTACAGTTCACCGATGAGGGCATATTATCGCTAAGCTATTGGACAATTGTCGGTGCTTACGTGGTATCAGGCGAGAAGAATGATACGAATACCTTGATGGATACAGTTGTCTACGATATCGACAGTAAAATGATGCTATTTAGGGCGCCAGGAACCAGTCAGATATCAGGCAGCTCAACACCTATTAATTTAAGTGAAGAGTTAAGAGCAGATAGTATTCAAGGCTTTGAGCAAGCAGCGGATAGTATGGTTATGAATTTAAACACTCAATTGGATAGCTTTAAAAAGAGAGTTAAAGAAAACCCTGATCAAGTAAAAATAACGCATAGTGAAGGTTATAGTTCTAAAGGTGGCGCACTAGGTTTGTTAGATATAACACTGTTTTTCATAATGATGGTATTTGGATTTAGAAACCGAGTAGGTAGAACATAA
- a CDS encoding 4Fe-4S dicluster domain-containing protein, giving the protein MTKRYVLVHDENKCIGCQACNVACRSENNVPESVTRIQVRVEGPYGNFPNLHFKYNRVSCEQCEDAPCVKVCPTGAAYVNDDGIVSINEKKCVGCLYCVAACPYKVRFINPETRVPDKCDFCKESRLARGEDPACVSVCPTQALAFGDANDSTSEVSQLLDTKNHYQHKVNLGTKPRVYRIPSRKGGIKV; this is encoded by the coding sequence ATGACTAAACGTTATGTCCTTGTGCACGATGAAAACAAGTGCATTGGCTGCCAAGCGTGTAATGTCGCTTGTCGCAGTGAAAATAATGTCCCTGAGTCGGTGACCCGAATTCAGGTAAGAGTCGAAGGGCCTTATGGCAACTTCCCAAACCTTCATTTTAAATACAACCGTGTGTCGTGTGAGCAATGTGAAGATGCACCTTGTGTCAAAGTTTGTCCTACAGGCGCTGCTTACGTGAATGATGACGGCATCGTGTCTATCAATGAAAAGAAATGCGTAGGTTGTTTGTATTGCGTTGCGGCGTGTCCTTACAAAGTGCGCTTTATTAATCCAGAAACCCGAGTGCCTGACAAGTGTGATTTCTGTAAAGAGAGTCGTCTTGCTCGTGGTGAAGATCCTGCTTGTGTCTCAGTATGTCCAACTCAAGCATTGGCTTTTGGTGATGCCAACGATTCAACCTCAGAAGTGAGCCAATTACTGGACACCAAAAATCATTACCAACATAAAGTGAACCTAGGCACAAAGCCAAGAGTTTACCGAATTCCTAGCCGTAAAGGAGGGATCAAAGTATGA